Genomic DNA from Telopea speciosissima isolate NSW1024214 ecotype Mountain lineage chromosome 2, Tspe_v1, whole genome shotgun sequence:
AGCTTGGCAGAgctgggcctgggctgagatatctcagcccgactTTAGGGctaggttgggcttgggctgcgctaagaggactcaaggttgagctgaaattttaaaaaatccggccTTGTTTCACCCCTAGTTTACACACACAGTCACACtgtcacacacacactcactctccctctctctctctctctctctctctcttcattctgTCTATGCCTAGCTATACTGACAATGTTAGGGGATGTTATGGACACAGGATTGCACCATTGTTTCAATAGCCAAACAAATTCCAGGAGTGATTAGTGGATCAATCACAGCTCATGGAAGGCAGTCTATAAGTGAGAAGACAGGATTTTCATTTGTGAATTGTAGTATCAGTGGATCAGGGAAAGTGTGGCTTGGGAGAGCTTGGGGTGCTTATGCCTCTGTTATCTTTGCCAAAACATACATGTCTGATGTGATTTCTTCAGATGGATGGAATGATTGGAATGATCCCTCCAGAGACCAGTCTGtgtttttcttcccttttcttcttctcttattttctttcccttcaaAGCTTCATCTTAATTAAAGGATTAATTAAACCTTTATTTAATGTTATTAATTACTGTATTTGTAATATTTACAGAACTGTCTTCTTTGGAGAATATGAATGTGTTGGACCAGGAGCCACTGATAAGTTAAGGGTGCCATACACCAAACAATTGAGTTATTCTGAAGTGATTCAGTACTTAGACATTTCTTACATAGATGGAAATGAATGGCTtctccatcatcatcttcaacatGGAGGATTTATTCAGAGATACTAATAATTATTGCAGCAATTTTGGACATCAGAGAAAAGAAGCACAGAAGACAGTAATTTAGTCTGAAATTAAGGATACTAATTAGGTAATTAATTAAGTGGAAGGGCATATAACATCAGTTTAAGAGGACAAATTAACGGATATATAATGCCctcaaatttatgattttttttttttggaattgtaATAAGGATATTATAGTactaaaaaaaagaggaaaaaatagttctttttggaaaatcttGAGAAGAGAAAATGATTTGGTTTAATCATCTACAATTCTATCATGTTTTTAATAATTTCATATGGTGCTTTATTGGGCTCAAATTTGGTGGACATGTTTATATCATCATCACCTATATTTTGAACTAATTTATTACAAACATTTTAAAATGTTTAATAAATGAACTCAACAGGGATTGTTGACAAATCGAGCGGAAGCCTATACATGATGGGCTATGTCCGAGGGGTCCCAAATCTATTATATGGCTGAAAAGTGTAGGCATGACGTGGAAACTCTATCCTTCGGATATTTATAGAATGGTTTGGAGTGactacatgtcaaatttcatactcaAATACAAATATATACCTTCCTATGCATTTTGTATGCACTTTCTTTGTAGTTTTAAGTtgtctttggtatgatttatatttatatttttctgatgtatttattttttttgtaggaatttgatatgatttatgacttgattatcacaaataCAAAATAGAAAGATTGAAATTCAGAAATAAGCAAAGACCTATTTGTGATTTATGTTCATATATCTTTTTTAGCTATTTATATGCTAAAGGTTACTTGATACATGTCTTGAtctttaccacaaaaaaaataaatgtcaaCAACAACTTCCTACAGTAGATGGTGAgttgtggtgcgcttcatgctcaccaggaggtttCGAGTTCAAGCCTCTAGGCTGTTACTTTCCCCTCCCTATCCCCACCCTTAGTAGTAATAGTAatatgggtaatttacacataccacccttgaggtttgacgaaaggatattttcaccccccagttttggaaaattctacgtacccccctgaggtttgcaaatggtaacaaataagcccattccgtcagttcatgactaacactgttaaaaattagacttgaactgatggaattgcccttacaaggaaaaaaaaaaaaaaaaaagaagtaaaaacgCCTGcatctcatcttccccaatcgattttggggaagatgagttgcatgcTATAGATAGAAGGTCTGTCCATTAGAATAGCAAGCCCAGCTTTATCTCGACAAGGAAGCAACTTCAACCAAGGAGTTAGGTTCTCAGTAAAAACAACCTCCCGCGGCAGAGCACCACATCTAAGGGTACTTGAGAATGGTCGAAAGCTCCAATGTGGAGAAGCATAAGTAGTAGAtgattccaagcccaaaagcaAATACATCTTCCATTTCCAAAACCCCATCACCGACcctctctcaaaacccatctTTGCTAAAACCGCCAGCATCTCCACTAacccctatttctcctttcatccctattcttttctcattatttttttttatcattttcattctaaaaaccctcatcccaccatcatcgattctcctctccatttcttttcacttctaatctaacccacatccttgtctaaacaaaaccccaatctgAATTCCAGCCATGACCCCACCCATCCTCaactaatttatcatttatgatcccatcatgtctttgatttccttttccattttccctcccaATAAGCATCGGatccctatttcttttcttttattcccagttttccaaacccaacacagaatcagaatccattggctgccatcatttttttttcaagctctCTGGAATCCATTGTCAGCTGTGGTGCAAAGAAATGTGGagcagaaaaaatagaagaagattaggaagaagaagaggaaacccgGACGGAGAAGGAGATGGGGAGGAAATTATTGTGCGGACATAGAAGTTAATCGAAGCACAGAAGAGACCCGAGAAGGTGTGGGTCAGATTTTTCCAGGTTGAATCGACTTGATCTTGGGGATATCGAAGACAACCCACAACTTAACTCCGGGAAGTTTCGCATTTGCGCTCGATACAGGATCAAATCCACCCCATCGTTCGTAGTTCTAGCGACCTTGCATGAATGACAACTCCAGCTCATGAATCCGGAATTTTTTAACCTAATCAAAGTAGCATAAAATCCCATTAGTTATTACTCTTTGAACTTAAATTGCAGTTTTGAAGACGGTAACAATTAACAAACCCTAGATTCTGAACAGAAATAAAACTGATCGTAGAGTTAAAAGCAAAAGCTAGAAACACAGATACAAATGGGTTAAAACCTAAAGCaaatggaagagggaaaggaaagaGACTGAATCAGGATcggttccatggtgttccctacaaggatacctgcaacttatcttccccaaatcgattggggaagatgagttgcaagtgtttttttttttttgggtaaaggcaattccgtcagttcaagtctaatttttaaccaTGTTAGTTTTGAACTGACgcagggggtacgcagaattttccaaaacgggggggggggggtgaaaatatcctttcgtcaaacctcaggggtggtatgtgtaaattaccctaatAATAATGTATAAGCTTcgtttcccaaaaaaaaaaaaaatgtcttgaTGGTTCTGCAGCTCAATTGGCTTCATCTTAACTAACTAGGTCCTTCTAggcatcactatgcctagtgaagcataacacttcactatttgtcacttcgTTGTCCATGAGTTAATAGTttatgtgatagaggaccccacATATATATTCATGGACAAATTTTATTCCAATGTAAGTAAGAAAGGTTGCTCAAACTCTGAtgcaaagttttagtaaaatgaccaaaataccatcaaaaggagatgaatataaaatacaaaataccATTAtctacttcctctactcattttaagctaaAAGTGTATTGATGAGATAATTGtctggtcctctatcacatggactaatctATATActaccatgtggcaaatagtgagcattatatttcactaggcataaaaaccgaaccaaaactAAATGTGAACAGCaaggtttggttcggtttttattcagttttggtttgttTATTATTCAGTTTCATACTCATTTTTGACCCGGTTTATATTCGATTTCGATAAATTTTTACATCTTTTATCTACAAAAAAATCCCTTATTTGTTAGTGTCATAatctattaattttttttttccaagattaaaaaaataatagaactTATCATCCACATAGATCATCCAATTTTTCCCACTTTAGACAATAATTAGGTTGGGCTTTAAATGATTATGTCTAGAAGGGTGATATGGTAAAATTGACTATCGAATATCAAGGGAACCCATATGtcaaaatttcaaactcaaattcaatcatataaaTAGTTTATATGTAACGGGGAACATGCCGTCCACGTATATACTTCCATGCACCCATGTTAAATTCctacattttctttttccacttGGTTAACTTCTCATAGGCTAAAAATTGCCATGTGAGTCAGGGACCCATACTAGAAGaccttctttccccttctttagCATTTGATTGAAGAATGAAGccaaatttgtattttttttttatgttttcttttggggAAGAATCAAGCCAAATGTATCTAATAGTGATTCTGAGTTAGCATCTTTTGGGGGGATTTAAAAGCATTGGGACAATTGGTAACTATTTTGGTAGAAATGATGAATTACTTCTCTATTTTTGAGTTAGCTAGTAGACTAGTCTCCAAGGCTAGGGTAAGCAAGACATTTCTGTACGACGCCCGTGTGCGAAGGAATCTACATGCCAAGACACAAAAACAATGGGcccttttatttctctctccttcaaaaTCCTCCCTCAATTTTATGAATTATAATGAGTCCCTCcatactaggggtgtcaattctaggtcTGGCATGGCAAATAGGACCGAGTCCACCAACTAAAGCCTGACATGTTTACTAACTAGGTGGTCCCAATGTAGGGTCCTAGCCCAACCGATTACAATCCGATCTAGCCCAACCCTTTAACTTGTAAACTTTGCTAGGGGCTTGGGCATTGTTTGATTTATTTGCTCAAATCTGTTATGACATTAACTTTCTGTTGGGCTGGGCCTAATGTATTGAGCATATTTTTAAGCTTAAATGTATATCAGGGGATATGGGTCAGCACGAGTTGCACTATTTCAGCCTATTTCTAATGAATCAGCCATGTTCAAACGGTTggaatattcaattttaatgggaAAAGATAGAAAAGAGGTGGCAAGAAACGGTTGTCGCAAGACGATACACctctttgtaaaattaaaacatTCAGTTTTAATGGGCTGCACCATTTAAAACCCGTTTATATTTAAACAAGGACATAGCTTGGTTCTACAATGTCTAAGGCTCAATTAAGGCCAGAAGCATGACCGAGCCCGACCAGGTCTTACCTAAATACTTAAACGGGCGGTCATGGTGAAGGCTTTAAGCACCATGAGGCCCAGTTAGGCCCGACTGAACCCGACTAAGcccaaccaattgacacccctactccaTACGCTCAAATTAGTACTCTAGCGTTGAAGGGAATCCTCTCCCTTAACTTTACCCTAAACCGAAACAGTCAAACCGATCAAACCTAATTGAAAAATCTGATCCGAATCCCTATCAAGCTGGCTTCGGTTTGGGATAATTATAGAATCTCTTGAAAAGCGAACCCAACTGATAACAGCCCGAAAAaataatatcaaaataaatcaaatccaAACTGAACCTTATCTTATTGGGATAGAAACCGACAATTCAACccgaccaaaaccaaaccaaaccaaaccgaactaTCTGGCACCCCTAAGGACTTGGGGGACCCTTGCTTCTACCGagtaacaaaaacaaaaggagacaACTATTGCCTTGTCCACCCTATCGCCCGATGAAACCTAAcggaaacaaaaacaaaaaccaagaaTGGCAGGAAAAGATGAGGAAGGAATGGGagatttaaattttgaaaatcaaaccctaacgGCATTTTCTGCAAGAATTTTCCTTTGAATTCTTTACCACCAATAGAGAAGTAACACGTGGCATAGAATATAAAATTTACTTTGGAGAGAATAGTTTTCGGATTCTTATATTTCAACCCCAAAAGCCCAAAACAAATCCAACCCCACATTGAATCCGCAAACCCCAAGCCTCAGAAAACTTCGAATTGTGTGTTCTCTCCCGTTTCTCACTTTCTCTCCTCCTATCCGTTACAGGTACtttgttctttctctcttcgtcttcttcttttctgctgtatttttttttcccgattTCTCTCTCGAAGATTGTAAATCAGTTTCGTTTGCAGGAGAAGTCAGAAGGATTCCAACTTCCATTTCTGAttgccatttttttttgatttgttttttttttctttcttccctgaAGGTTCTTGACGAAATCGAACgaaattttcttgttttcttctcctcttcaagCGATCGAAGTAGAGTCGCATCAAGAATTAGATAGAGATGGGTCAGATTCAGTACTCTGAGAAATATTTCGACGATACTTACGAGTACAGGTAAAATTCCTCTCTAAGATCATTACAGAATGAAATATATGAAGTTCCAGTTTTGAACCCTCTTTTGAGTCTTGATTCTTGAAACACCCCTTCCAATTGCGTTTTTTGCAGGCACGTCGTTCTCCCTCCTGAAGTCGCCAAACTGCTCCCAAAGAATCGCCTTCTTTCCGAAGTAAGTAAAAGGACAATCTCTGTGAATTTAACGAAATTGAaggaagaaaacctctttaattacctgttttttctcttttatttcattcttgtttttaaaattttttgggttgggtttcaGAATGAGTGGCGAGCGATCGGGGTTCAGCAGAGCCGTGGATGGGTTCACTACGCGATCCACCGCCCTGAGCCACACATTATGCTCTTCAGGAGGCCGCTTAACTACCAACAGCAGCAGGAGAACCAGGCTCAGCAACAGATACTAGCCAAGTGAAAAGAATTTAACTCTTAATTCCCAACAATGCTTCTTTCTtgattctctctcaatcttttcATCTAGAAAAGAAGACATGGTTAGGGTTTCTGAAATTGTTAGTGTTGAATGTGACTGTAATTCTGTGCCATTGTAGGTATCTTGTTGGGTTTTCTGCCTTAGTTTTCCGTAATGGGATTCAAGCAATTCGTGACATTGTTATTACTTTTTCTTTTAGGGTTTCGTTTCTTCGTTCTTTAAACGTATGGTGTGGCCAACTGTAGAGTGACTGCTTGTCTATTTTGTCTAATTTCGTGGTTTTCGTTTCTCTATCCTTTTTGGATAAGAAGATCAGGGTTTcgcttttttttccttcttttttagaTAATTTTAACCTAGTTATCTTCTGGGTAATTGTGATCTTTTCGTTTGAGAATCCACTTCCTTGAATGAGTTCTCTGGTTTAGAACTCCTCAAATCCAAATAAAAATTTGGAATTTAACTGGCCCCCATTAAAATTGGAAAACCCAGAAGTTCAAACAAACGATCCAAAATGGGTTTCCTCCCAAAGAAGTATGGAATGGAGTTCTAAGTTCTCAAAGTATATCTAGAGTCCATTTCTCTGGAGAAAAGAGATTCTTCTTTATATTAATACAGAGCGGCCATATCTGTAGAAAATGACTTAGATTGGTTGTGTCAAATTTTGAATTCAAATTTAATCAAATACCTTCTCCAAAGTACTGATATGCatcttgtttgaagattgatagTTTTCAATATTTTGTGTTTTGTGCCTCCTTGTTAACT
This window encodes:
- the LOC122650325 gene encoding cyclin-dependent kinases regulatory subunit 1-like gives rise to the protein MGQIQYSEKYFDDTYEYRHVVLPPEVAKLLPKNRLLSENEWRAIGVQQSRGWVHYAIHRPEPHIMLFRRPLNYQQQQENQAQQQILAK